A window of Paenibacillus sp. 19GGS1-52 contains these coding sequences:
- a CDS encoding sugar phosphate isomerase/epimerase, whose translation MKKSNIAAQLYTLRDFTQTAEALQSTFQKVSAIGYQAVQVSGIGPIDPQLVKDYADEAGLAICATHVSWDRLKNDLENLAAEHKLWNCKYIGLGALPEEYRTSLDGYRTFAKEISAIALTLQEKYDLQFVYHNHNFEYERFDGITGMDVLLNETDPSVGIELDLYWIQAGGAHPIDWIRQVTGRMQVVHLKDMAIIDRTQVFAEIGEGNMNYPEIINVCRETGVEWYVVEQDVCRRNPFESLEISLRYLGGLL comes from the coding sequence ATGAAAAAGTCAAACATTGCGGCTCAATTGTATACCCTTCGTGATTTCACCCAAACTGCAGAGGCCTTACAATCTACCTTTCAGAAGGTATCTGCCATAGGTTATCAAGCCGTTCAGGTTTCGGGAATCGGCCCCATAGATCCACAGCTTGTAAAGGATTATGCCGATGAAGCAGGACTTGCTATCTGCGCGACCCATGTCTCTTGGGATCGGTTAAAAAATGACCTGGAGAATCTTGCTGCAGAGCACAAGCTTTGGAACTGTAAGTACATAGGTCTAGGAGCGCTGCCCGAAGAGTACCGAACTAGCTTGGACGGTTACCGGACCTTTGCCAAAGAGATCTCAGCGATCGCACTCACTTTACAGGAGAAATATGATTTACAGTTCGTTTATCATAATCATAATTTTGAATATGAACGTTTTGATGGAATCACCGGGATGGACGTGCTGCTGAACGAGACAGATCCTTCGGTTGGGATTGAGCTGGATTTGTATTGGATACAGGCAGGTGGTGCCCATCCGATCGATTGGATTCGCCAGGTTACCGGCAGAATGCAGGTCGTGCATCTGAAGGATATGGCGATTATCGACAGAACCCAGGTTTTTGCTGAAATTGGCGAAGGAAATATGAACTATCCTGAAATCATTAATGTTTGTCGTGAGACAGGTGTGGAATGGTATGTGGTTGAACAGGATGTTTGCAGACGTAATCCTTTTGAGAGCTTGGAGATCAGCCTGCGATATTTAGGTGGATTGTTATGA
- a CDS encoding Gfo/Idh/MocA family oxidoreductase, whose protein sequence is MKTVRYGIIGIGNMGHTHALSLLSEIKGAELVAVCDTRTERLEWAEANLPESVQRFTTPTELFESKSIDAVLISTPHYDHPSLAIEAFQYGYHVLIEKPAGVYTKAVKEMNAAAAQTDLKFGIMYNQRTNPLYQKLRDLIHTGELGEIRRTNWIITNWYRSQSYYNSGGWRATWAGEGGGVLLNQDPHQLDLWQWTIGMMPKRVRAFCHIGKYRNIEVEDDVTAYVEYENGATGLFITTTGEAPGTNRFEITGDNGKIVIEDDTLTFWRLRTPEPQFNAEFTGGFGNPECWKCEIPVESGGGQQHKGILRNFTNAILHNEPLLAPGEEGIHGLTLSNAMYLSSWTDNWVDLPLNEDLYYELLMEKVNSSTFQIENAVSKTLDVTGTH, encoded by the coding sequence ATGAAGACGGTTCGTTATGGAATTATTGGAATTGGAAATATGGGTCATACTCATGCGCTAAGTTTACTCAGTGAGATTAAAGGCGCTGAACTGGTAGCCGTATGTGATACCCGGACGGAGCGTCTAGAGTGGGCAGAGGCGAATCTGCCGGAAAGTGTGCAGCGTTTTACAACCCCTACGGAGTTATTTGAGTCAAAATCAATAGATGCAGTGTTAATCTCCACACCCCATTATGATCATCCTAGCCTGGCGATTGAAGCGTTTCAGTATGGATATCATGTGCTGATTGAAAAGCCCGCGGGTGTGTACACCAAAGCCGTAAAGGAAATGAATGCTGCTGCCGCACAGACTGACCTTAAATTCGGAATCATGTATAATCAGCGCACAAATCCGCTTTATCAAAAACTCAGAGACTTAATCCACACCGGTGAGCTTGGGGAGATCCGCAGAACGAACTGGATTATTACCAATTGGTATCGCTCACAGAGCTATTATAATTCTGGTGGCTGGCGGGCTACTTGGGCGGGAGAAGGTGGCGGAGTTCTGTTGAATCAAGACCCACACCAATTGGACTTATGGCAATGGACGATAGGAATGATGCCTAAGCGTGTCAGAGCTTTTTGTCATATTGGTAAATACCGCAACATAGAGGTGGAGGACGATGTAACTGCCTATGTAGAGTATGAGAACGGAGCAACGGGACTTTTTATTACAACCACGGGTGAAGCACCGGGAACTAACCGCTTCGAAATTACTGGCGATAATGGAAAAATCGTCATTGAGGACGATACGCTGACCTTCTGGCGCTTGCGCACACCGGAACCGCAATTCAATGCTGAATTTACGGGAGGTTTTGGCAACCCGGAATGCTGGAAATGCGAAATTCCGGTTGAGAGTGGGGGCGGCCAGCAGCATAAAGGAATTCTACGGAACTTCACCAACGCCATCCTGCACAACGAGCCATTGCTTGCCCCAGGAGAAGAAGGGATTCACGGATTAACGCTTTCCAATGCTATGTATCTTTCCTCGTGGACGGATAATTGGGTCGATCTGCCACTGAATGAGGATTTGTATTATGAATTGCTAATGGAAAAAGTGAACAGCTCCACCTTTCAAATAGAGAACGCTGTCAGTAAGACGCTAGATGTCACAGGAACCCACTAA
- a CDS encoding AraC family transcriptional regulator yields MNNPGNISGRLLQNLSVMVTHAQLSTRYPGWNRTKETPSFNRLYYIDGGEGKVILNGVTYYPKPGQLMIMPAGSTQTTETSHDNPYARYFCHFDADIGEWPLFHAANKLYISDAPDPDAVRAIFTEMIQQFQNNDVLSTLRIQASLLNLLALCLESGGYSDFMGEFMQTSDQGKLAHVLQYIDQRLKQPMEVEELAELVHLHPNYFIPYFKKFMGVPPMHYVQLKRMELAKKQLSYSDFSISDIAEQVGMELAHFSKYFKKTTGVSPSAYRNSTK; encoded by the coding sequence ATGAATAATCCAGGCAATATCAGCGGCCGCCTACTCCAGAATTTATCGGTTATGGTGACGCATGCCCAGCTCAGCACCAGGTATCCAGGCTGGAACCGCACGAAAGAAACCCCCTCCTTCAATCGACTCTATTATATAGATGGCGGTGAGGGCAAGGTGATTCTGAATGGTGTCACTTATTATCCTAAGCCTGGACAATTGATGATTATGCCGGCCGGCAGCACGCAAACTACAGAAACATCTCATGACAATCCATATGCTCGTTATTTCTGTCATTTCGATGCCGACATTGGAGAATGGCCTTTATTCCATGCTGCGAATAAGCTGTATATTAGCGATGCCCCTGACCCGGATGCGGTGCGGGCTATCTTTACAGAGATGATCCAGCAGTTTCAGAATAACGATGTGCTCTCCACCCTTCGTATTCAGGCCTCATTGCTCAATCTGCTGGCCTTGTGTCTCGAATCCGGTGGATATAGCGACTTTATGGGTGAATTCATGCAAACGAGCGATCAGGGGAAACTGGCGCATGTTCTCCAGTATATTGATCAGCGGCTGAAACAGCCGATGGAGGTCGAGGAGTTGGCAGAGCTTGTCCACCTGCATCCGAACTATTTCATTCCTTATTTCAAGAAGTTTATGGGTGTTCCACCAATGCACTATGTACAACTAAAGCGTATGGAGCTGGCCAAGAAGCAGCTCTCTTATTCCGACTTCAGTATCTCCGACATTGCCGAACAGGTGGGTATGGAGCTGGCGCATTTCTCAAAATATTTCAAAAAGACCACCGGAGTCTCCCCATCAGCCTACCGGAACAGTACGAAATAG
- a CDS encoding YeiH family protein yields MQPEIVVKQQKNIGFAQGVGLTLLLAIAAKYLALLPFLNIMGQLVLAILLGILLRALIGVPQHAGVGISFSSKRLLRFGIILLGMKLNIFDIAQAGPKVFAIAVINIVFTLFTVYGLSRWLKIDKKLGLLTACGTAICGAAAVVAISPQIKASDAETAVGAATVAILGTIFTLIYTMLYPILGLSAAGYGIFAGGTLHEIAHVIAAAAPGGQQAVDLAVIVKLTRVAMLVPIALVIGIWDGYKQRKEAGQSAVVPWREIPVPWFILGFLFMSGVNTLGLVPAPLTEGIIVLAYFLLAMAMAGLGLGVDIATFRRLGKKPFLAGLIGSVLLSVLGFLLVHGFGLA; encoded by the coding sequence ATTCAGCCTGAAATAGTCGTTAAACAACAAAAGAACATCGGCTTTGCACAAGGAGTAGGTCTGACCTTACTTCTCGCAATAGCAGCGAAATATCTGGCACTGTTGCCTTTTTTAAATATTATGGGTCAGCTTGTACTGGCCATCCTGCTTGGGATCCTGTTGAGAGCACTTATTGGAGTGCCTCAACATGCAGGGGTTGGCATCAGCTTTTCAAGTAAGCGGCTGTTGAGATTTGGGATTATTCTACTGGGGATGAAGCTTAATATATTCGATATCGCGCAAGCGGGGCCAAAGGTATTTGCGATTGCGGTGATTAATATCGTATTCACACTATTCACGGTGTATGGACTAAGCCGCTGGCTCAAGATCGACAAGAAGCTAGGGCTGCTAACCGCTTGTGGAACAGCGATCTGCGGTGCAGCCGCAGTGGTGGCGATTTCCCCGCAAATCAAAGCTAGTGATGCTGAAACGGCGGTAGGTGCGGCTACTGTTGCGATTTTGGGGACGATATTTACACTTATATACACCATGCTGTATCCCATATTAGGTTTGAGTGCTGCTGGATATGGAATTTTTGCCGGTGGAACCTTGCATGAAATCGCACATGTAATCGCTGCGGCTGCACCAGGTGGCCAACAAGCTGTTGATTTGGCGGTTATTGTTAAGCTGACGCGAGTAGCCATGCTTGTTCCAATCGCCCTTGTGATCGGAATATGGGATGGGTATAAGCAGCGTAAGGAAGCGGGGCAGTCTGCAGTAGTACCGTGGAGAGAGATTCCGGTGCCCTGGTTCATTCTCGGATTTCTGTTCATGAGCGGCGTGAATACATTAGGGCTAGTGCCTGCACCACTAACTGAAGGGATCATAGTACTGGCATATTTTCTACTTGCTATGGCTATGGCGGGACTGGGACTCGGCGTGGATATCGCCACCTTCCGTAGATTGGGCAAAAAGCCTTTCCTAGCCGGACTAATCGGCTCTGTGTTGCTTTCCGTGTTGGGCTTCCTGCTGGTGCATGGCTTTGGGCTGGCATAG
- a CDS encoding LysR family transcriptional regulator, with translation MIVDALRVFVTVAEQRHFSKAGELLNLSQPGVSLHIRNLENELGAKLLHRSPKQVRLTEAGDILYKHAKQILAHYQEASQEIQMLQNEVTGSIHIGASFTIGEYILPGKLAEFAGQFPQVNLQVTIGNTEEIITAVRSNQLDIGFIEGETQDAELSVIPYMKDELLIVAPSNHPLSENIVVEQELLQNQIWVLREHGSGTRAYSDHFMQEAGISSKRAYVFNSSQGVKEAVAAGLGIAMLSRWIVRKELASGEIHELRIRHSHLERDFSMIRHKESSSSMALTVFIQKLLTQPSIARNK, from the coding sequence ATGATAGTGGATGCATTACGAGTGTTCGTTACAGTGGCAGAACAGCGACATTTCTCCAAAGCGGGAGAGCTTCTGAACCTGTCTCAACCAGGGGTTAGTCTGCATATTAGAAATCTAGAGAATGAGCTGGGTGCAAAATTGCTGCATCGTTCTCCCAAACAAGTGCGCCTGACTGAAGCTGGAGATATCCTGTATAAACATGCCAAACAAATATTAGCTCATTACCAAGAAGCAAGCCAGGAAATTCAGATGCTGCAGAATGAGGTTACAGGCAGTATACATATTGGAGCCAGCTTTACCATCGGGGAATATATATTGCCGGGGAAGCTTGCGGAGTTTGCTGGGCAATTTCCGCAAGTTAACCTACAGGTTACTATTGGCAACACGGAGGAGATTATTACAGCGGTCCGTTCCAACCAACTGGATATCGGTTTTATAGAAGGGGAGACACAGGATGCTGAGCTAAGTGTTATCCCTTATATGAAGGATGAACTGCTCATCGTCGCCCCTTCTAATCATCCGCTGTCGGAGAACATCGTTGTAGAACAGGAATTGCTGCAGAATCAGATTTGGGTACTGCGGGAGCATGGTTCAGGAACCCGCGCCTATAGCGATCATTTTATGCAGGAGGCCGGTATTTCCAGCAAACGCGCTTATGTCTTTAACAGCAGCCAAGGCGTCAAAGAAGCGGTAGCTGCTGGGCTTGGTATAGCCATGCTCTCCAGATGGATTGTTCGCAAAGAACTGGCGAGTGGTGAAATTCACGAGCTGCGTATCAGACACAGCCATCTGGAGCGAGACTTTTCCATGATCCGCCATAAAGAAAGTTCATCTTCAATGGCGCTCACTGTATTTATCCAAAAGCTGCTTACCCAACCGTCTATCGCGCGTAATAAATAA
- a CDS encoding ABC transporter ATP-binding protein, producing MSAKLLMKQVTKTYGDGDSTLSVLSNLNLQVNEGEFVAVLGPSGSGKSTFLSAAGALLTPTSGEIFIDGESLANKDKGELTKQRLEKIGFMFQSAQLLPYLKVEEQLLYVARLAKLDTREAKQRAAYLLKRLEIWERRDRYPEQLSGGEKQRVAIARAWMNKPAILFADEPTASLDFNRGREVVRMIADEVKSEGKAAVMVTHDERMLEWCDRVLHLEAGHLIEKKSLVTVH from the coding sequence ATGAGTGCGAAATTACTAATGAAGCAAGTGACTAAGACCTACGGTGATGGGGATTCGACCTTATCTGTATTGAGTAACCTGAATCTCCAAGTGAATGAAGGCGAATTTGTCGCTGTTCTGGGTCCCTCGGGGTCGGGGAAAAGCACGTTTCTGTCAGCAGCAGGCGCGTTACTCACGCCGACTAGCGGCGAAATCTTCATTGATGGCGAATCACTTGCGAATAAAGATAAGGGCGAGCTGACTAAGCAGCGGCTAGAGAAGATTGGCTTTATGTTCCAAAGTGCACAACTGCTTCCCTACCTAAAGGTAGAAGAACAGCTGCTCTATGTAGCCAGACTTGCGAAGCTGGATACGCGGGAAGCCAAGCAGCGGGCCGCTTATTTGCTGAAACGGCTGGAGATCTGGGAGCGGCGTGACCGTTATCCAGAACAACTCTCCGGTGGCGAGAAGCAGCGTGTAGCGATCGCCAGAGCCTGGATGAACAAACCAGCTATTCTGTTTGCCGATGAGCCAACTGCAAGCTTGGATTTCAATCGAGGCAGAGAAGTAGTACGCATGATCGCTGACGAAGTGAAAAGTGAGGGCAAGGCTGCTGTTATGGTGACCCATGACGAACGGATGTTGGAATGGTGTGATCGCGTGCTGCATCTGGAAGCAGGTCACTTGATTGAGAAAAAGAGTTTGGTAACTGTACATTAG